The proteins below come from a single Papaver somniferum cultivar HN1 chromosome 11, ASM357369v1, whole genome shotgun sequence genomic window:
- the LOC113323174 gene encoding scarecrow-like protein 15, producing the protein MKSPFTAQNNNQFFISPSSPSSSKPFTTTTTTVTTNPLKNNQNTNSSTITNSYEPLDLRRSPSPVGGGGGGGSDSVPGFTTFSSVSDESPHHHLNWNENHHQQQQTPLLPSEDWDSMIWDLGNTFKVDDNKINILPQFGPFYEPNRSSPPLPPPQFPTSSENPPFNSSFPVVKTEIHPNHHQNHSNFHPGGVVVVDSIDNSNNLQFDCSQLDQLIRAADSVELNDLHLAQMILARLNQTLQNPFGKPLQRTAYYFKEALQNYLNLNLTCNVLSSPSDIVQKIRAYKIFSEISPIPLFANFTANQALLEASDGAMFIHIIDFDIGLGGQWASYMQAIVCKSKSRDFSFPSIRITAIVPEESSLEANLIRENLQQFARELGIRFQLEFVLYNSFEMLLFGSIKFINGEMIAVNLSPSIFRLLSASDSIAGFFRFLRRISPQIIVFVDNETCKDTENSSFRKNFINGLEFYSALLESLDAANSSDVNLVRRIEKFLIRPKIQTTVTAGRNCISSWRELLSGAGMMPVALSEFTESQADWLVRRTNIRGFHVAKRQGSMLLCWHERELVSTSAWMC; encoded by the coding sequence ATGAAATCTCCCTTCACAGCTCAAAACAACAACCAATTCTTCATCTCtccatcttcaccatcatcatcaaaaccatttACAACAACAACGACCACTGTCACTACAAATCCTTTGAAAAATAACCAGAACACCAATTCTTCCACCATTACTAATAGTTACGAACCGCTAGATCTTCGTCGAAGTCCTAGtccagttggtggtggtggtggtggaggctcAGACTCTGTTCCTGGGTTTACGACGTTTTCAAGTGTTTCTGATGaatctcctcatcatcatctcaaTTGGAATGAAAATCATCATCAGCAACAGCAAACTCCTCTTTTACCATCAGAAGATTGGGATTCCATGATTTGGGATTTAGGTAATACTTTCAAAGTAGATGATAATAAGATTAACATTTTACCTCAATTTGGTCCTTTTTATGAACCAAACCGCTcatctcctcctcttcctcctcctcagtTTCCAACTTCATCTGAGAATCCTCCTTTTAATTCATCATTTCCGGTTGTCAAAACTGAAATTCACccaaatcatcatcaaaaccatagCAATTTTCATCCCGGCGGAGTTGTCGTTGTTGATTCGATTGATAATAGTAATAACCTTCAATTCGATTGTTCACAATTAGATCAGTTAATTCGAGCAGCAGACTCAGTGGAATTAAATGATTTACATCTCGCTCAGATGATATTGGCGCGGCTCAATCAAACATTACAGAATCCTTTCGGTAAACCATTACAGAGAACTGCTTATTACTTTAAAGAAGCTCTTCAAAactatttgaatttgaatttgacttGCAATGTTTTATCATCACCTTCCGATATTGTTCAGAAAATTAGAGCATATAAAATCTTCTCAGAAATTTCACCAATTCCACTCTTTGCTAATTTCACTGCAAATCAAGCTCTCCTGGAAGCTTCAGACGGAGCTATGTTTATTCATATAATCGATTTCGATATTGGTTTAGGCGGTCAGTGGGCATCTTATATGCAAGCAATTGTCTGTAAATCGAAATCTCGTGATTTCTCATTTCCATCGATCAGAATTACTGCTATTGTTCCTGAAGAATCGTCACTGGAAGCTAATTTGATCAGAGAAAATCTTCAACAATTTGCTAGAGAATTAGGAATTCGGTTTCAGCTCGAATTTGTTCTCTACAATTCGTTTGAAATGTTGTTATTCGGTTCCATTAAATTCATCAATGGTGAAATGATAGCAGTGAATCTCTCGCCTTCGATTTTCCGGCTTCTTTCTGCTTCTGATTCAATCGCTGGATTCTTTCGTTTTCTCCGTCGGATTTCTCCACAAATCATCGTCTTCGTGGATAACGAAACGTGTAAAGACACTGAAAACTCATCGTTTCGGAAAAACTTTATCAACGGGCTTGAATTCTATTCGGCGCTGCTTGAATCTCTGGATGCTGCGAATTCTAGCGATGTTAATTTGGTGAGAAGAATCGAGAAATTTTTGATCCGGCCAAAGATACAAACTACTGTAACTGCCGGAAGAAATTGTATATCTTCATGGCGGGAACTGTTATCTGGTGCCGGAATGATGCCGGTGGCTTTGAGTGAGTTTACTGAGTCTCAGGCGGATTGGTTGGTGAGACGCACAAATATCAGAGGCTTCCACGTGGCGAAACGTCAAGGTTCGATGTTGCTGTGTTGGCATGAGAGAGAACTTGTTTCCACGTCAGCGTGGATGTGTTAG
- the LOC113322933 gene encoding uncharacterized protein LOC113322933 isoform X1, giving the protein MLRLRSSNGFPKQFITSSIYTTVNHLLRFSDVASTATTTSVNPETQNESPLSSSIGFRDAQIRCLLSSSTTLLASDVEKTRKPKIEVFQDLGLSDPVIKRSNWLTQPNLLFLTKKCGMSDDKNQKFLLSNARHFMNKPDRVDDDDEKNTDEEKDLIKKGPNSPLKTILQEVRIRFLWTSFGLGVTWFTCYWFSEEFIFLLAKPFLTLNSDSHFVCIQLTEALSTYLATASIACAYFVFPLISYQLWSFLIPSCYEEQRMKYNRVFRLSGFSFAFFTCLTFSYVVPNIWHFLYSMGATSTNLLMITLQPKIYDYIMLTLRISLISSVCSQVPVLLISLLEQKALSVESFTNNRRYLMLFSLFTSALSTPPDIWCQIVACSVLYSTIELAMFVALVKQVREGVE; this is encoded by the coding sequence ATGCTTAGGCTGAGAAGCAGCAATGGCTTCCCAAAGCAATTCATCACATCATCAATATATACTACTGTCAACCATCTACTTCGATTCTCAGATGTTgcatcaacagcaacaacaacatctgTAAACCCTGAAACCCAAAATGAATCGCCCCTAAGCAGCTCAATTGGATTCAGAGATGCCCAAATCAGGTGCCTGCTTTCTTCCTCTACTACTTTACTTGCTTCTGATGTAGAAAAAACTAGAAAACCTAAAATTGAGGTTTTCCAAGATTTGGGGTTATCAGATCCAGTCATCAAGAGATCAAATTGGTTGACTCAACCTAATTTATTGTTCTTAACTAAGAAATGTGGTATGTCTGATGACAAAAATCAGAAATTCCTTTTAAGTAATGCAAGACATTTCATGAATAAGCCCGATagagttgatgatgatgatgagaaaaacACTGATGAAGAGAAGGATTTGATAAAGAAAGGTCCTAATTCACCTCTAAAAACCATCCTACAAGAAGTTCGAATTCGTTTCTTGTGGACATCGTTTGGTCTTGGGGTGACATGGTTTACATGTTACTGGTTTTCAGAAGAATTCATTTTTCTATTAGCTAAACCATTTTTGACTTTGAATTCGGATTCACATTTTGTTTGTATACAATTGACGGAGGCATTGTCGACGTATCTTGCAACGGCTTCGATAGCGTGTGCTTACTTTGTGTTTCCGTTGATTAGTTATCAGCTGTGGAGCTTTCTGATACCAAGCTGTTATGAAGAACAAAGGATGAAATACAATAGGGTCTTTCGTTTAAGTGGTTTTTCGTTCGCTTTCTTCACGTGCCTTACTTTTTCATATGTGGTTCCGAATATTTGGCATTTCTTATACTCCATGGGTGCAACATCTACCAATTTGCTCATGATCACATTACAACCTAAGATCTATGACTATATCATGTTGACTCTTCGAATTTCATTGATTTCGTCGGTCTGTTCCCAGGTGCCTGTCCTTTTGATCTCTTTGTTGGAACAAAAGGCTCTTTCTGTGGAAAGCTTTACGAACAATCGTCGTTATTTAATGCTTTTTTCTCTTTTCACGTCTGCTCTTTCCACACCTCCAGATATCTGGTGTCAAATTGTTGCCTGTTCTGTTCTTTATTcaaccatagagttggctatgtTCGTGGCATTGGTTAAACAAGTTCGTGAAGGAGTGGAATGA
- the LOC113322933 gene encoding uncharacterized protein LOC113322933 isoform X2 produces MLRLRSSNGFPKQFITSSIYTTVNHLLRFSDVASTATTTSVNPETQNESPLSSSIGFRDAQIRCLLSSSTTLLASDVEKTRKPKIEVFQDLGLSDPVIKRSNWLTQPNLLFLTKKCGMSDDKNQKFLLSNARHFMNKPDRVDDDDEKNTDEEKDLIKKGPNSPLKTILQEVRIRFLWTSFGLGVTWFTCYWFSEEFIFLLAKPFLTLNSDSHFVCIQLTEALSTYLATASIACAYFVFPLISYQLWSFLIPSCYEEQRMKYNRVFRLSGFSFAFFTCLTFSYVVPNIWHFLYSMGATSTNLLMITLQPKIYDYIMLTLRISLISSVCSQISGVKLLPVLFFIQP; encoded by the exons ATGCTTAGGCTGAGAAGCAGCAATGGCTTCCCAAAGCAATTCATCACATCATCAATATATACTACTGTCAACCATCTACTTCGATTCTCAGATGTTgcatcaacagcaacaacaacatctgTAAACCCTGAAACCCAAAATGAATCGCCCCTAAGCAGCTCAATTGGATTCAGAGATGCCCAAATCAGGTGCCTGCTTTCTTCCTCTACTACTTTACTTGCTTCTGATGTAGAAAAAACTAGAAAACCTAAAATTGAGGTTTTCCAAGATTTGGGGTTATCAGATCCAGTCATCAAGAGATCAAATTGGTTGACTCAACCTAATTTATTGTTCTTAACTAAGAAATGTGGTATGTCTGATGACAAAAATCAGAAATTCCTTTTAAGTAATGCAAGACATTTCATGAATAAGCCCGATagagttgatgatgatgatgagaaaaacACTGATGAAGAGAAGGATTTGATAAAGAAAGGTCCTAATTCACCTCTAAAAACCATCCTACAAGAAGTTCGAATTCGTTTCTTGTGGACATCGTTTGGTCTTGGGGTGACATGGTTTACATGTTACTGGTTTTCAGAAGAATTCATTTTTCTATTAGCTAAACCATTTTTGACTTTGAATTCGGATTCACATTTTGTTTGTATACAATTGACGGAGGCATTGTCGACGTATCTTGCAACGGCTTCGATAGCGTGTGCTTACTTTGTGTTTCCGTTGATTAGTTATCAGCTGTGGAGCTTTCTGATACCAAGCTGTTATGAAGAACAAAGGATGAAATACAATAGGGTCTTTCGTTTAAGTGGTTTTTCGTTCGCTTTCTTCACGTGCCTTACTTTTTCATATGTGGTTCCGAATATTTGGCATTTCTTATACTCCATGGGTGCAACATCTACCAATTTGCTCATGATCACATTACAACCTAAGATCTATGACTATATCATGTTGACTCTTCGAATTTCATTGATTTCGTCGGTCTGTTCCCAG ATATCTGGTGTCAAATTGTTGCCTGTTCTGTTCTTTATTcaaccatag